Below is a genomic region from Bradyrhizobium sp. 1(2017).
GCGCCGCCCGGGTTGGCGGCGGTGGCCGCATGGCTTCCAGAAGCGTGAGGTGAAAGCGCTCGTGCCGGCCGTTCTGCTGCGGGTGGCCAGGATCAATCCGTTCATGACGGATACCAAGCTTGATCCACCATACCGACAGCGCCGTCAGGCCGGTGGTTCCGGTCGAGGCGAATGGCGAGCCGTTGTCGGAGCGGATGATCTGCGGCAAGCCGTACTCGCGAAACGCCCGCTCCAGCAGTGGTTGGCATTCGCCATATTGCGTGCTGCCCGTCGCCGCCAAACTAATCAAATAGCGGCTGAAGCCGTCGGTCACTGTGAAGGGTTCAACCCGAGAGCCGTCGCCCAGTCGAATCCAGCCCTTGTGATCGAGAGCCCATACATGGTTGGCATGCCGAGGTACCGTCAGCTGCCCCATGCGCGGCGGCGCTCGTCGCCGCACCCGGCGACTGCTGACCAATCCCGCCCGTTTAAGAATCTCGCCTGCCGTCGAGGCCGACGGCCAATCGACGTCCCCTTGCCGAGCCTCGAGCCTGCTCACGATCTTGCGCGGTCCCCAGCTCGGCCGCTCAAGCCGCAGCCCCACGATCGCATCCACGATGTGCCGTGGTGTCGCGCGCCCATGCACCCGCGCGGCGTGGGAGCGTTCCGCAAGCCCCCCAGGCCCCTCCAGCCGGTAGCGTTCCAACCATTTGTAACCGGTCTTGCGACTGATCTCGTAGCGGTCGCAAAGCTCCGTCATCGTCCACAATCCGCTTCGCTGATCCGCGATGAACTTAATCCGTTGGTCCATTGCGCAGCTCTCTCGCCAAGGCATCGGCTGTTCCTCCCAGCCGACAGAGAACTGTCACCTATCCATCCGGTCTATTGTGTTACCTATCTATCCGGTCTGGACAGAAGCCACCCTCTCCCACAAGGGGAGAGGGTCAAAACACCGTGCCGTCGCTGATCACCTTAAGCGGCGGCGAGCCGTCGGGACGGCGCGAAAAGGCAATCGTGCGGCCCGCGGCCCAGGTGCCGCCTTCCAGGATGCTGGCGAGCGGCAAGGTCTCGGGGGTGCGGCCGAGATTGGCGCGGATGCGCTCGGCCAGCCGGTCGAGCAGCGCGACGGTCAGCGCGCGCCACTCCACGACCAGCAGTGAATCCACCGCATGCCCGCGCTCGGCATCGGCAGGTTCGCGCAGGCGCAGCACCTCATGATCCACGAACAATCCGCCATTGCGGTACTCGGCGAGTCCCGTCAGGCCGTCGATATCCTTCACGGTAAAGCCCGCGCGCTGCAGCGGCTCGATCAGCGAGTAGCTCAGCCATTGCGACAGCTTGTGCAGCGGCACCAGGCCCTTCGTTGCGTCGTTCGCCTGGATCGCCGGATGCCGCCAGCAATCGCCGAGCGGGACGCCCGCGAGTTCGAGCCGCGACGGCCAGATCGGCCCGAGTTCGTTCAGCACGGCGGACAGGATGGCGGGCGCGGGAAGAGCGCCGTTCACAGCGTGAGCCGCGATGTGATCGAACAGGCCGCCCGGCCTTGGCGTATCGTGCAGGCCGAACACGTCTGCACGCTTGGCCACCAGCTTGCCGAGACGGCGCAACAGATCGGCACGCCCCTCGAGCCCGAGCAGAGGATTGTTGTCGGTCACTTGAAACGCGGTGGTGAGCGCGGCGAGCGGCAGCTTTGCGAGCGCGTTCGCGTCGGCCCTGAACGGCGAGCCGGCATCGTGCGAGAACAGCCCGCCCGCGAACATCTCGAGGCTTGCGATCGCAAGCCCTTCGGAGCGCCCCATGGCGTGTCCCGTCTCGGCGTCGCGGTATCGCCACGCAGCCCCTGCGCCGGCATCGAGCAGCACGCTGACGATGGCGAGGTCGAACTCGGCGCGCGCCCGCGCGGCGCGATCCGGCCATGATGCAGTGTCGGCCAGCCGCGCCCAGCGGTCGACGCCGCCGAGCACAAAGTGCCGCCAGCGCGCATGGAACGGGATGTCCAGCGTCGGATAGGCTTGTCGCGTCACCGCGAGCACTGCTTCCGCAACGCCGTCCATGCGGCCGAGATCGATCGTGAAGTGGCTCAAGCCGCCGGTAAGGCCGCGCTCGAGCATCTGTTCGGCCCGCGCGCGAACCGCCGCTGCGGTGAGCAGCGCGCGCGCCTGTCGTTCCAAAGCGTCCGCCATCGCGCGATCAGTATTTTTCCAGCGAACGCCCGACCACGTCGCCCACGTCCTTCTCGGGCGCGATGTCGGTCGAGTAATAGCCGGCGGCTTTCTTCGCGGCGATCTCGACATAGGCGTCGGCCGGGATCAGCTCCGGCGGGATCGGCACGCGCTCGACGATGTCGATGCCTTGCGAGGTCAGTGCGTCGTACTTCATGTCGCTCATCGACAGGAAGCGATCGATCCGCTTCAGTCCGAGCCAGTGGATCGTATCCGGCATGAGCTGCTGGAAGCGGGCGTCCTGGACGCCGGCAACGCATTCGGTGCGCTCGAAATAGGCGGCGGCCGCATCGCCATCCTCCTGTCGCTTGCGCGCATTGTAGACCAGGAATTTGGTGACCTCGCCGAGCGCGCGGCCTTCCTTGCGGTTGTAGACGACGAGCCCAAGCCCGCCCTCCTGCGCGCCGCGCGCGGATTCCTCGATGCCGTGGATGAGGTAGGGCCGGCAGGTGCAGATGTCGGAGCCGAACACGTCGGAGCCGTTGCACTCGTCATGCACGCGGCAAGTGATCCTGGTGCGATGGTCCGGCAGCTTGGTCACATCGCCGAACATGTAGACGGTGGTGCCGCCGATCGGCGGCAGAAACACCTTCATGTCCGGCCGCGTCACCAGCTCCGGAAACATGCCGGCGGTCTGCTCGAACAGCGTCCGCCGCAACTCGGTCTCGCTGGTGCCGAAGCGCGTCGCGAGGCCGGGCAGGTACCAGACCGGATCGATCGCGATCTTCGCGACGGAGACGCTGCCATTGGTGTGCACGACCTCGCCGTCGGCGCGTAAGCGTTTTGCCGCCAGCGCCTCGCGAATCTCCGGCAGGTCGAGCCGCGCCCGCGTCACCGCGATGCTCGGACGGATGTCGACGCCCTCGGCGATCTCCTGGCGGAAGTTCTCCGCAACGAGGTGTCCCCAGGGATCGAGCGCGACGATCTTCGCGGGGTCTTGCCATTGCTCGAACGGCCCGATGGTTGCGGCCGGAAACGTGTTGGTGAGATCGGGCCTGCGAATCGGATCGAGCGCGCCGGCAGAGACCGCGAGCGCCCGGTACATCGCATAGGACCCGCCATGGCTGCCGATCACGTTGCGATCGCCCGTGCGCGATACCGTGCCGATGATCGGTCCTCTGGCGCGCGCGTCCGCCGCGCCCCAGTGGATCGGGAAGGCGGCCTTCCGGCCCGGCTCCGGATGGGAGGTCAGGCGGATGTGGTCGGTACGGTTCGCGCGGCTCATGTCCAGGCTCCCAAAAAGCCAATGGCCCGCCGCTCGGACGGGCCTGGCTCGGTCGCGTTGCCAGTCGAGGACCCCGGCGACGCAAGCTCAATCCAACATATTGTAGCGGCCCTCGGCGACAGACAAGTTAATCGTGCGGGACCGGTCGAACGGCCGTTCCGGATCAGCGAACGGCGCCCGAGTACCCCCTATATCTATGGAATTGTTTGGATTTTTGAAGGGGCCGGCCCGCGCCCTCCAAACAGGTGGCTGGATAAAACCTGCATATTCGGACATATCGGGCGGATCGGTTCTGCCCCGGAGAACGCCATGCCTACCGCCAGCTATATCGACCCCCGCAACGGACAGCTCTATTCCCTTGACCAGCCGCGCTGGTGCTCGGACGAGCGGACGCCGCTGCTGGTGACGCCCGGCGCCGGCATCGCGCGCGAGGACATCGATGGCCGCGCGCGATCGCTCTGGCGCTACCGGGCGGCGCTGCCGGTCGAGATCAAGAACCCGATCACGCTCGGCGAGGGCTGCACGCCGCTGGTGCAGCAGGGCTGGGGCGAGCTGCGTCCGCTCTTCAAGCTCGAATGGTTCAATCCGACCGGCAGCTTCAAGGACCGCGGCTCTTCGGTGATGCTGTCGTTCCTGCGCCAGATCGGCGTCGATGCAATTCTGGAGGACTCGTCAGGCAATGGCGGCTCGTCGATGGCGGGGCTGGGTGCCGCCGGCGGCATGCGCGTGAAGATCCTGGCGCCGGCCTCGACGTCGCCGGCCAAGATCGCGCAGGTGCGCGCTTATGGCGCCACGGTGCAACTGGTCGAAGGTCCGCGTGAGGAGTCGGAGGCCGAGGCCATCCGCCAGTCGAGCCAGACGTTTTACGCCAGCCACAATTGGCAGCCGTTCTTTCTCGAAGGCACCAAATCGCTCGCCTACGAGATCTGGGAGGACCTCGGCTTCCGCGCGCCCGACAACGTCATCGTTCCCGTCGGCGCCGGCAGCAGCCTGCTCGGCTGCGCCTTCGGCTTCCGCGAGTTGCTGAAAGCCGGGCAGATCTCGAAGCTGCCGCGGCTGTTCGCGGCGCAGCCGCAAAATTGCTCGCCGATCGATGCGAGCTTCAAGGCCGGCGTCGACACGCCCGTCGCGCGCGAGGTACACAAGACCATCGCCGAAGGCACCGCCATCAAGAGCCCGCTGCGCCTGCGCGAGATCATCGCCGCGCTGCGCGAGAGCGGTGGCGGCACCGTCGCGCTCGCCGAGGACGAGATCGTCGCCGCCCTGCGGCGTCTCGCACGGCAGGGCCTGTTCGCCGAGCCGACCAGCGCCAGCGCGGCTGCCGCGCTGGACAAACTCTCCGCCGCCGGCGCCATCAAGGCGAACGAAACCACGGTGGCCGTCCTCACCGGCACCGGGCTGAAGGCTGCAACCACCGTCGCCGATCTCGTGCAATAGGGGATCCTGCCGGACCCGCGTTGAACCTTCGACGTCCGCCGCCAGCCTCATGGAGACCGACCTTGAGCAAAGGAGAGTTCCATGATTGCGCAGGATCCGTTTGCGGGTTTCAAGGCCATCCAGAAGGAAGCCTGGTCGCTGTTCACGCCGATGGAGGTCTTCACCACGCCGGCCGCCGCCAAGCTGGTCGGCTTTGCCGGCGTTGCCGCCGGGCAAAGGCTGCTCGACGTCGGATGCGGCACCGGTGTCGCCGCGATCACGGCGGCGCGCCGCGGGGCGAAGGTGAGAGGTCTCGACCTGTCGCCCGTCCTGCTCGAGCGGGCCCGTGAGCACGCACAGCTGATGAACCTCGATGTCGCCTTCACCGAGGGCGACGCCGAAGGCCTGCCCTATGGGGACAACGAGTTCGACGTGGTGCTCAGCCAGTTCGGCCACATGTTCGCGCCGCGTCCGGATGTTGCCGTCGGCGAGATGCTGCGCGTGCTGAAGCCCGGCGGAACGATCGCCTTCTCCACCTGGCCGCCGCATCTTTATGTCGGACGCATGTTCGCGCTGGTCGGCCGCCACCTGCCGCCGCCCGAGGGCGTGGCATCACCGGTGTTGTGGGGCGATCCGAAGATCATCGCCGAGCGTCTCGCGGGCAAGGTAAGGGATCTCTCTTTCGAGGTCGACATCATGACGCCCTCCGCGCTCAGCCCGCAGCATTTCCGCCGCACCATGGAAGCGACGATCGGGCCCCTTATCAAGCTCGTTGCCCAGTACAAGGACGAGCCGGACAAGCTGCGCGATTTTCGCAGCGAGTTCGAGGCGTTGATCGCCGAATATTTCGACGGAAGCCGCAACGTGATGCGCCAGCAATTTCTGATGACCAGGGCAAGGAAGGCGTGAGCGGGCCCGACGGCAACATTCACGTGCGCGCCTCGCTTACCCTCCCCTCCAGGGCAGGGTAAGCGGCGCGTCACTCCTTCAGTTCATTCACCCGCTTGACCCACGCGCGCACGTCCTTGAGCACGGCGGGCAGCACCGCCTTGACCTCCGCGATCGTCATGCCCGCCTTGATGCGGGGGTCGTAGAGCACGTTGAGGATGTACTGGTCGTAGACGTCGAAATAGCCCATCGAGACGTTGTCGTTGAACATGGTCCAGGGCACGCTGGCGGTGTCGTTGATCGGCCCGAGCGATTGCAGCAGCTCCTCATAGGCGCAGTCGAGGAAGGTGAAATCGCCGTTGTCGACGGTGAGGATGACGTCGGAATGCTCGATCTCGAAATTGTCGTTCTTGCGAAAGCCGGACAGGCATTGCGGATCTAGCGAGTTGCGGATCTCGCGCGCCTTCTCCGCGCCGTAGAAGCTCGTGAGCGTGCGGTAGAGTTCACGGTCGCGCACCAGCTTGACCCGCACATTCGCCGCCTCGTGGGTGTCGGTCATGGCGATGTCGAGATGCTGCACGCGCGTGGCGATGTCGTTCACGACCTTCGCGAGCTGCGTCTTGCGATCGGCGCGATCGCTCTCGGCGTAGACGCGCACCGGCCCGTCGAACTTGCGGATGCGGTCGACGCGGCCGGCGAGGTGATATTCGGCGCCGAACGCCGTCTTCAGGAAGCCCTCGACGATCTCGCCGTCGGTGAAGCTTTTCTTCTCCGAGCGCTGGCGCGAGGTGATCGCGGGCAGTTCGCCCGCGGCAGCCGGGGGTGCGGCGTCAGGCACCAAGGTGAGCGCGGCGAGCACCAGGAGGGCGATACGAAGGCGAGGCGAGGACGGATTCAGAGCGCTCATCGTCCGTCGACGCTGCCGCATTCGCCTCGCGCGCACAAGTCGGCAAATTCACGCGCTCCGCGGGTTCCCCGACGCAGTCGTCCGGCCGGCCTAGTTGTTCAGCACCACCACGGTGGTGCCGACGGCGACGCGGCTATAGAGGTCGGTCACGTCGTCATTGGTCATGCGGAAGCAGCCCGACGACACCGCCTGGCCGATCGTCTCCGGCTCGTTGGAGCCGTGGATGCGATACAGCGTCGAGCCCAGATACATCGCCCGCGCGCCGAGCGGATTGTCGACGCCGCCCTTCATGTGGCGCGGCAGGTCGGGCCGGCGGGCCAGCATCTGCGACGGCGGCGTCCAGGCCGGCCATTCCTTCTTGGCGGTGATCCTGTGCACCCCGCCCCAGCGGAAGCCGTCGCGGCCGACGCCGATGCCGTAGCGCAGCGCCTGGCCGTTCTGGAGCACCAGATACAGCCGCCGCTCGCTGGTGTTCACCACGATCGTGCCGGGCGCGTACTTGCCGTTATACATGACGGTGGTGCGGGGGACGGGATTGGCGCCGGAACGGAAGAAGTTCGGGCCGCCGCCCATGATGTCGCGCGAGTCGAACTCTTCGGCGAGTGCGCCGCCTGCGGTGGTTGACAGCAGTGCGATGACGGCGATCGGCGCGGCAAAAAACCGGATCATTGTTTTCCCCAGCAAGAAATCGATTCAATGAACGCCACAGGCCATATTTGCGGGGATTCCGCAAGCCACGGGCCCGTGAGGCAGGTCCTTCTTCACGATTGGCGTTACCAAATCGGCAACCACAATTTGCCGAAAAACATTAGCCAAACCCGCGCGGGGCAGGGCCGCGATGGCGGCTATTGCTTTGACGGACCGCGCGAACAATGATTGGTCGGATGGATCACCTGAAAAGACCGGTTGCGGAGCAAAAAGAATGAACGGTGCGGAAAGCCTGGTGCGGACGATGGTCAAGGGCGGCGTGGACGTCTGCTTCACCAACCCCGGCACCTCCGAGATGCATTTTGTCGCAGCGCTCGACCGCGTACCCGGCATGCGCTGCGTGCTCGGCCTGTTCGAGGGCGTGGTGACGGGCGCCGCCGACGGCTATTTCCGCATGAAGGGAACGCCGGCCTCGACGCTGCTGCATCTCGGTCCCGGCCTCGCCAATGGCCTTGCCAATCTGCACAATGCCAAGAAGGCCAATTCCGGCATCGTCAACATCGTCGGCCAGCACGCGGTCTACCACATCGGCTACAACGCGCCGCTGACCTCCGACATCGAGGGCCTGGCCCGGCCGATGTCGTCCTGGGTCCGCACCTCCCCGGATTCCAAATCGGTCGCAGCCGACGGCGCCGCGGCGATCGCCGCCGCCAAAAGCGCGCCGCCGCAGATCGCGACCCTGATCCTGCCCGCCGACACCGCCTGGAACGAGGCCGACGGCATCGCCGAGGTTCCGGCCGAGCAGCAGCGCGCGAGCTACTCGCCGCAGGCGGTGGAGCAGGCCGCCAGGATCCTGCATGGCGACGGCGAGGGCACGCTGCTCCTGATGACCGGCAGCGCCCTCAGCGAGAAGGGTCTGGCGCTGGCCGAGCGCATCGCCGGCAAGACCGGCTGCACGGTGATGGGTCCGACCTTCCGCCCCAGGATGGCGCGCGGCCGCGGCCGTTTCTCGATCGACCGCATCCACTATGTGATCGAGCAGGCGCTGCCGATGCTGGCGAAGTTCCGTCACATCGTGCTGGTCGAGTCCGACGATCCCGTGGCGTTCTTCGCCTATCCGAACAAGCCGAGCATGCTCAAGCCCGAGGGCTGCGAAGTCCATCGCATGACCTCGTGGGGCGAGAACTCGGTCGCGGCGCTCGAAGCGCTGGCGGGCGCCGTCAAGGCCAGCGCCAAGGACGTCAAGCCGCAGGCTTTGGCCGAACTGGTCAAGCCCACCGGCGCGCTCAATTTCGCCTCGATCGCGCAGGCGATCGCCTGTGCGATCCCCGAGAACGCGATCATGGTCGACGAATCCCTGACCACCGGCCGCGGCTTCTTCCCGCCGACGGCGGCGGCCGCCCCGCACGACTGGCTCCAAAACATGGGCGGCTCGATCGGCTTCTCGACGCCGCTTTCGATCGGCGCTGCGATCGCCTGTCCGGATCGCAAGGTCATCACCATGGTCGGCGATGGCAGCGCAATGTACACAATCCAGTCGCTGTGGACGCAGGCGCGCGAGAACCTCGACATCGTCACCATCGTGTTCGCCAACCGCATCTACCAGATCCTGCGCGGCGAGTTCGACAATGTCGGCGCCGGCGAGCCCGGCCAGCGCGCCAACGACATGCTCCGGCTCGACCGTCCGACGCTGGATTTCGTCGCGCTCGCCAAGGGCATGGGCGTGCCCGGCCGCGCGGTCACCAATGCCGACGAGTTCAACAAGGCGCTGGCCGAGGCCGTCGCCGAGCCCGGGCCGCGCCTGATCGAAGTCCAGATGTAAGTTTCTCCCTCGCCGGCCCGGCCTGGTGCGCAATTGCGCACGAAAGCCGGGACCTATAACCCCCAGGGAGAAGTTTGACGAAGATTCGGGGTCCGGTACGCGCACCGCGCGCATTTGGTAGACCTCGCGGCATGGATCCGGCGTTCGCCGGGACGACACTCAGGGTGTGAAGTGCACGCGCGCTCCTCACCATGAGGGGCTGATAGCGGCGCAACTGGGTGCGCGTGATGGGCCGGGGGCAACATGCAGACCGAGCTGAACAAGGTGATCGCGGCGCTCCGGGATTTCTACGCCCACGAGACCTTCCTGTTCGAGAAGGACGTCGGCGAGCGGTCGATCACGCATCGCTTCGCCGTGCATCTGGAGAAGCAGTTCTCCGGCTGGTCAGTCGATTGCAACTACGACCGGCTCGGCGAGCGCACGCTGCACCTGCCGCGCGGCAGCATCATCTCGACCGACGACCATCTCGGCAAGTCGATCTATCCCGATGTCGCCGTGCACCAGCGCGAGATCCCGAACAATCTGCTCGCCGTCGAGATCCGCAAGGCGAGCAATCACACGCCGCTGGAGCACGACCAGCACAAGCTGCGCGCACTGACCGATGTGCATGTCTGGTTTCCGTACTGGATCGGCGTGCTGCTGGTGCTGGACAGCCATTCCGTGACGATGTCGGAGGTCTATGTCAGCGGGCTGGTCGATGAGGCGCAGTCGCGCTGGTTCGCGACACGGCTGGCGGAGATCGGCCTCGCCGGCAGCGCATGAGAAGGCGCGGCGTGCGGGTTCGCGCACGCCGCGTCCTCGTCAGTAGTAATAGGGCTGCGAATAGGCGTAGCGCGGGTTGACGCCACAAGACGCCGACGTGCCGGAGGCCGTGGCGGCGCATTGCTGATAGCTCGAGAATTGGCAGTTGCCGGGATAGCCCCAGCTGCGGCCTTGCAGGCAATATCTGTCGTTGCCGGCCTGGGCCGGCGCCGCCGACAGTGACGCGGCGATCAGGGTTGCGAACGATGCAAGCGTGAGGATGGTGCGACGCATTTCAGTCTCCTTCGAGGATGATGGAACAAGCGTTCCCATGGCCTGTCTGACGCACGGTCATGCTGGGTTGGTGTCCGCGATGCCGGATGCGTTCGAGGCGCGGTACATCGTGACGCAGCCGGCGGCGGCCACTGTGATGTCGGCCACAGTTCGCGCGCGGGTTCCGGCCTATTCTCGGCGAACTTGCACGTCTCGATCCCGTGGGATTAGGCTTTACCTCATTCGGATCAGGCATTTGGAGGTTCTGATGCAGAAATCATATTTGTTGGCTGCGGCGGCAGCGCTGGCGCTGATGATGCAAACGCCGCTTGCTCTGGCGCAGAGCGCACCGGCTGCCGGCGGAACCACTGCGCCTGCGGCGACAGGCACTGCGCCGGCCGCGACGACGGCACCGGCCGCGACGACGGCACCGGCTGCGACGCCGGCGCCGGCTGCGACCACCGACGCCTCCAGCGAGCCAACCGCCTCCAAGAAGAGCGCTTCGAAGAAGCCGGCGAAGAAGAAGATGACGCGGCAGCAGGAGATCGATCATTCGATCGACAGCGGCACTGTCCCCGCGCGCTACCGCAGCTCGGTGCCCAAGCAGTACCAGCAATACATTCCTTTCGATAAGCGATAACGGATCGCGCGGCGGGGTCGCCGGCTGCGTCGCCGTTGCCCATTGAAGGATGGCCTTGGCCATGGGATCAAGCCACATACATTGTGGTGATCCGGGAGCGTTATCGAGCAAGCCGAATGCCGGTTCGCTCCACAGGCCAAAGTCCAGGGGAAGGCGGGGGAAGGAATGAGTGACGACGGGAAGGATGCTGGCCTGGTGGCCATGATCACCAGCATCCTGGGCGGCAACAAGCGCGCAGACACCGTGACGCCGCCGCCGCTCACCGAGGCTCCTCCGACAGCTCCGGCGAACGAGCCCGAGACGGTCGAGCCGGCCGCTCTCGATGCCGCGCCGGCCGAGCCCGAGCTCAAGCCCGAGCCTGCACCCGAGACCGCGCCGGCCGAGACGCAACCGGTCGAGACGCCTGCGAAAATCGCCACCACACGGGACGGCAAGCAATTGCTGCCCGCGGAAGCGATCGCCGATCTCGTGCTCGGCGAGTTGCGCAAGCTGGAGAATTTTCCCGCGACCGGCGCCTCGGTCACGGTCTACGGTTACAGGCACTGGAACGCCATGATCACCTTTGCGCCGTTCTCGACCACGTTCCAGAACGCGACCCGGTTCCGCCAGGCCATGCCGGATCTCGTCTTCAAGCTCCGTCGTTTCGTCGAACTTGAGATATAATTCGGGCGCAAGTGCCGGCGATGATCGGGTGCGCAATCCAGGGGATCGCCGCGCGCGAACGCATCGTCCCTAGCCAACTGTTCGACAGGATACCGATTTGAGCGTCGCCTTCACCAAGGAAGAGAGCGCCGAAACCGCGTCCGAGACGCTGTTGCCGGATCGCCCGATCTCGCCGCATCCGAACCTCGTGACGGAAGCCGGCCTGCAGGCGTTGCAGAGGCAGCTTGCCGAGGCGCGGCAGGCCCATGAAGCCGCGCAAGCCATCGAGGACGTCAACGAGAAGCGCCGGCAATCGGCCGTGCCCCTGCGCGACGCCCGCTATCTGACCGAACGCCTGCGCACCGCGCAGCTCGTTCCCGACCCCGCCTCGACCGATACCGTCGCCTTCGGCAGCACCGTCACGTTCAGCCGCACGGACGGCCGGGTGCAGACCTATCGCATCGTCGGCGAGGATGAAGCCGATCCGAAGGCAGGGACGATTTCGTTCGTCTCGCCGGTGGCGAGATCGCTGATGGGGAAGGCGGTCGGCGACGTCGTTGGTTCGGGTGCGCAAGAGATCGAGATTTTGTCGATTGCGTAGGCACAGCGCGAAGCGAGGGCAGGATCGCGTGGCAAACGGCGCAATCGACAGGAGCAATCTCATTCGCCTCAAGCATGATCCGGAAGAGCGCGAGGCCGACGTCTCCGCCAAACAAAGCGCGATGGTTGGATGAGACGGTTTCTGTCCGGCGCATTGCCGTTCTACGCGCTGGCCGGATTGGCCATGTGCATGTACCTCGTCCTGTACAAGACGAACCTGTTCGACTTGAACGCCATCGTCCAGGGCGCGACCGGCTCGTCATGGTTTCTGGTCTTCATGTTCGTCTGCGTGCTGCTGGAGTCGGTCTTCCCGTATTTCGGCTACTTTCCGGGAACAGCCCTCATCCTGATGTCGGTGGCGCTCAGTCCGAAGTCCGTGGACGTCTCCGTTTTCATCGCGGCGTGGTTGGCCATCATCGTGGGTGCCGTCTTAAGTTACGGACAGGCTCGTTTCTTCAGGCCGCTCTTGCAGCGGGTTGCTTCCAGAGCGGCCCTGCGCCGATGCGAGTCCCTTCTCGATGCCTACGGTTCCTACGCGCGCGTTGCCTTGTTCATTCATCCCAACGCCTGCGCGATGTATTTCACGGCCCTCGGACTTCTCGGCGGGAAGCTGAGGCGAGAACTCGCTTATCTCTGCGTAGGTGCAGCGGCCTCGGTGGGCATTCTGTTCGTCATCGTGACCCGGCTCGTGTCATCGGTAGGCCCGACCGATGATGGTCAATTACAGGTTCTGTTGGCGGCGGCGCTGGTCGCCATCGGGACCCTCGTCGGTTTCTACGCGGCCTGGCGGCCGCTTCGGGCCGATTGAGCTTGCTGCAGAAGCCTACCGCGCGTCAGCGCTTCGCAATTCAGGCCTCCGGCAGCGCAACACCCGTCAGCTTGCTCAATCTGTCGATGAGCTGGTCCTGAAATTCCGGATCGGCCGCCTCGCCGGCGGGCTGCTCCTGCCGCAAGTGATGCCAGTAGCGCCCGCTGACCAGGGCCGCGGTATCCGCGCTCACCGCCAGCCAGGCCTGGGTCCGTTGTCCGGTGTCGAGATCGACCGGCGCGCCCGATCCACCCATCTTCGTGCGCACCCATCCGGGATCGACGGCGTTGCTCAGGACGCTCGGCCAGCGCCGCGCCAGCGCGAATGCCAGCGCGACCACCTGCAGCTTGCTTTCGGCGTAGGCTTTTGCGGAATCCCAGGCCCGGCGCTTCCAGTCGAGGTCGTCCAGCGAGCCCTCTCCGCCGCGGTGCAGCCCGCTGCTGAGATACACCAGCCGGTCGGGGCGCCGGATCAGGGCCGTCAGCATGAACGGCGCCAGCGTGTTGATGGCGAAGGTCTCGGCATGGCCTTCCGGCGTCGCGCCGCGGTTCGGCCGCGTGTAGACGCCGGCGTTGTGGATGATCGCGTCCATGCGGCCGATCGCGTTGACCTGATCGGCGATGCTCCTCGTCTCGGTGGCGCTGCCGAGATCGCCGACCACGACGCCTGCGGCACGCGAGGTGATCTCGCCGAGCGCTGCGGCGCGATCGGCCGATCGCGCGTGCAGCACAACGCGGTGACCTTGATCGAGGAGGGATTGTGCCGCCGCCCGGCCGAGACCGTCCGCGCTGCCCGTGATGAATATGACCGCCATGCGTGCTCCCTCAGATGCAACACGCGCACTCTACAGCGCCGGCGCATCACTTCCGATACTGCTCGTCGCTCACCTTCTCCAGCCAATCCACGTTCCTGCCGCCGGAGGATTCCTGGATCGCGATGTGGGTCATTGCCGTCGTCGGCGAAGCGCCGTGCCAGTGCTTCAGGCCCGGCGGGAACCAGACGACGTCGCCGGGGCGGACTTCCTCGACCGGGCCGCCCTCGCGCTGAACCCAGCCGAGCCCGGCCGTGACGATCAGCGTCTGCCCGAGTGGGTGGGTGTGCCAGGCCGTCCGGGCACCGGGCTCGAACGTGACCTGGCCGGC
It encodes:
- a CDS encoding DUF2927 domain-containing protein, with product MSALNPSSPRLRIALLVLAALTLVPDAAPPAAAGELPAITSRQRSEKKSFTDGEIVEGFLKTAFGAEYHLAGRVDRIRKFDGPVRVYAESDRADRKTQLAKVVNDIATRVQHLDIAMTDTHEAANVRVKLVRDRELYRTLTSFYGAEKAREIRNSLDPQCLSGFRKNDNFEIEHSDVILTVDNGDFTFLDCAYEELLQSLGPINDTASVPWTMFNDNVSMGYFDVYDQYILNVLYDPRIKAGMTIAEVKAVLPAVLKDVRAWVKRVNELKE
- a CDS encoding L,D-transpeptidase gives rise to the protein MIRFFAAPIAVIALLSTTAGGALAEEFDSRDIMGGGPNFFRSGANPVPRTTVMYNGKYAPGTIVVNTSERRLYLVLQNGQALRYGIGVGRDGFRWGGVHRITAKKEWPAWTPPSQMLARRPDLPRHMKGGVDNPLGARAMYLGSTLYRIHGSNEPETIGQAVSSGCFRMTNDDVTDLYSRVAVGTTVVVLNN
- a CDS encoding acetolactate synthase large subunit; the encoded protein is MNGAESLVRTMVKGGVDVCFTNPGTSEMHFVAALDRVPGMRCVLGLFEGVVTGAADGYFRMKGTPASTLLHLGPGLANGLANLHNAKKANSGIVNIVGQHAVYHIGYNAPLTSDIEGLARPMSSWVRTSPDSKSVAADGAAAIAAAKSAPPQIATLILPADTAWNEADGIAEVPAEQQRASYSPQAVEQAARILHGDGEGTLLLMTGSALSEKGLALAERIAGKTGCTVMGPTFRPRMARGRGRFSIDRIHYVIEQALPMLAKFRHIVLVESDDPVAFFAYPNKPSMLKPEGCEVHRMTSWGENSVAALEALAGAVKASAKDVKPQALAELVKPTGALNFASIAQAIACAIPENAIMVDESLTTGRGFFPPTAAAAPHDWLQNMGGSIGFSTPLSIGAAIACPDRKVITMVGDGSAMYTIQSLWTQARENLDIVTIVFANRIYQILRGEFDNVGAGEPGQRANDMLRLDRPTLDFVALAKGMGVPGRAVTNADEFNKALAEAVAEPGPRLIEVQM
- a CDS encoding DUF3551 domain-containing protein, which gives rise to MRRTILTLASFATLIAASLSAAPAQAGNDRYCLQGRSWGYPGNCQFSSYQQCAATASGTSASCGVNPRYAYSQPYYY
- the greA gene encoding transcription elongation factor GreA — protein: MSVAFTKEESAETASETLLPDRPISPHPNLVTEAGLQALQRQLAEARQAHEAAQAIEDVNEKRRQSAVPLRDARYLTERLRTAQLVPDPASTDTVAFGSTVTFSRTDGRVQTYRIVGEDEADPKAGTISFVSPVARSLMGKAVGDVVGSGAQEIEILSIA
- a CDS encoding SDR family NAD(P)-dependent oxidoreductase, coding for MAVIFITGSADGLGRAAAQSLLDQGHRVVLHARSADRAAALGEITSRAAGVVVGDLGSATETRSIADQVNAIGRMDAIIHNAGVYTRPNRGATPEGHAETFAINTLAPFMLTALIRRPDRLVYLSSGLHRGGEGSLDDLDWKRRAWDSAKAYAESKLQVVALAFALARRWPSVLSNAVDPGWVRTKMGGSGAPVDLDTGQRTQAWLAVSADTAALVSGRYWHHLRQEQPAGEAADPEFQDQLIDRLSKLTGVALPEA
- a CDS encoding (R)-mandelonitrile lyase, coding for MDIKRNGSRPSQKGSQDWFTGSVRIDPLFQAQDPARAGAGQVTFEPGARTAWHTHPLGQTLIVTAGLGWVQREGGPVEEVRPGDVVWFPPGLKHWHGASPTTAMTHIAIQESSGGRNVDWLEKVSDEQYRK